One Verrucomicrobiota bacterium genomic window carries:
- a CDS encoding alkaline phosphatase family protein, with protein sequence MHTTSRMVRQACWVSLGCAVLQLLPAFAAETGRGKAEHVVVLVWDGMRRDFITPQYTPNLCALARQGVFFNNHHPVFPTSTEVNGVALATGVYPNRSGMMANNDYRPELNFLGSIATEGMDNVRRGDLLTGGRYLQYATLPEILQQAGHSTIVSGSKPVAMLWDRAAKRISAAQSNSPVLFAGQSIPKSLMKQVERMLDGKKFPSTNSVPNSEKDAWTANAVIKGLWDDGVPKFTLIWLYDPDATQHAEGVGSDQALASIAHSDKCLADVLKALDEQEIRDKTDVIVISDHGFSNVKRGPDVVEALKRAKFKAVRKFDDPEPEEILVVGHGGAVSFYVVDHNEKVTRKLVEFLQGTDFAGTIFSRVAVEGAFSLETVRINTTNVTPDVVMSMRWVDEANENGVSGMFYGDGGARGKGSHASLSKYDLKNTLVAAGPDFKKGMVDALPSGNVDLTPTILWILGIAPPQPLDGRVLHEALVNGDTKAPSKATTKTLEADHDYGWFRWHQYLKVSQVGNTVYFDEGNGGMEAK encoded by the coding sequence CAACGAGTCGGATGGTGCGGCAGGCGTGCTGGGTCAGCCTGGGTTGCGCTGTGCTGCAACTGTTGCCCGCCTTCGCCGCCGAGACCGGGCGCGGCAAGGCCGAGCATGTGGTGGTGCTGGTCTGGGACGGCATGCGGCGCGACTTCATCACCCCGCAATATACGCCGAATTTGTGCGCGCTGGCGCGGCAAGGGGTGTTTTTCAACAATCATCACCCGGTGTTCCCCACGTCCACGGAGGTGAACGGCGTGGCGCTGGCCACGGGCGTCTATCCGAACCGCAGCGGCATGATGGCGAACAATGATTATCGCCCGGAGTTGAACTTTCTCGGCAGTATTGCCACCGAGGGCATGGATAACGTGCGCCGGGGCGACTTGCTGACCGGCGGTCGTTATTTGCAGTACGCCACGCTGCCGGAGATTTTGCAGCAGGCGGGCCATTCCACGATTGTTTCCGGCTCGAAGCCGGTGGCGATGTTGTGGGACCGCGCGGCGAAGCGCATTTCCGCCGCCCAATCGAACTCGCCGGTGCTCTTCGCCGGCCAATCCATCCCCAAGTCGTTGATGAAGCAGGTGGAGCGGATGTTGGATGGCAAGAAGTTCCCCAGTACCAACTCGGTGCCGAACTCGGAGAAGGACGCGTGGACCGCGAACGCCGTGATCAAGGGACTCTGGGACGACGGCGTGCCGAAATTCACGCTGATCTGGCTGTATGACCCGGACGCCACGCAACATGCCGAGGGCGTCGGTTCGGATCAGGCGCTCGCCAGCATCGCGCACTCGGATAAATGCCTGGCGGACGTGTTGAAAGCGCTGGATGAACAGGAAATCCGCGATAAAACGGATGTGATCGTGATCTCGGATCACGGGTTCTCGAATGTCAAGCGCGGGCCGGATGTGGTGGAGGCGCTGAAGCGGGCGAAGTTCAAGGCCGTCCGCAAGTTTGACGATCCGGAACCGGAGGAAATCCTGGTGGTCGGTCATGGCGGCGCGGTTTCCTTCTACGTGGTGGATCATAATGAGAAGGTAACGCGCAAGTTGGTGGAGTTCCTGCAAGGGACGGATTTTGCGGGGACGATTTTCTCGCGGGTGGCGGTGGAAGGCGCGTTTTCCCTGGAGACGGTGCGCATCAACACGACGAATGTGACGCCGGATGTGGTGATGTCCATGCGGTGGGTGGATGAAGCCAATGAGAATGGGGTTTCGGGCATGTTTTATGGCGATGGCGGCGCACGGGGGAAAGGGTCGCACGCCTCGTTGAGCAAATATGATCTCAAGAATACGCTGGTGGCCGCCGGGCCGGACTTCAAGAAGGGCATGGTGGACGCGTTGCCGAGCGGGAATGTGGACCTGACGCCCACGATCTTGTGGATTCTGGGGATTGCGCCGCCGCAACCGTTGGATGGGCGCGTGCTGCATGAAGCGCTGGTCAATGGGGATACCAAGGCCCCCAGCAAAGCCACCACGAAAACGCTGGAGGCGGATCATGATTACGGCTGGTTCCGCTGGCATCAATATCTGAAGGTCAGCCAGGTGGGCAATACGGTCTATTTCGATGAAGGAAATGGCGGCATGGAAGCCAAATAG
- a CDS encoding cytochrome c3 family protein, with protein sequence MSDVFPRWTNRLPLYAVIVGLLLGGGAVAGLWYYFTPKYTRVGYQPIQPVSFSHATHAGKLAMDCRYCHTGVEKSWYAGLPSAKSCMNCHNQVLKDDPRLELVRTSSQTGEGIRWVQIHKLPDYVYFNHAVHVTRGVSCVSCHGEVQKMVETYHAQPMSMTFCLDCHRNPTPNLRPLDKVTDLAWDPQRNLPPGWFAEARRHGNINPSDQCSSCHR encoded by the coding sequence ATGTCCGATGTATTTCCACGCTGGACGAATCGCTTGCCGCTGTATGCGGTGATTGTTGGTCTGCTTTTGGGTGGCGGGGCGGTCGCGGGGTTGTGGTATTACTTCACTCCGAAATATACCCGCGTGGGTTATCAGCCGATCCAGCCGGTTTCGTTCTCCCATGCCACGCACGCGGGGAAACTGGCGATGGATTGCCGGTATTGCCACACCGGCGTGGAGAAATCGTGGTACGCCGGATTGCCCTCGGCGAAGTCCTGCATGAATTGCCACAATCAGGTGCTGAAAGATGATCCGCGCCTGGAGTTGGTGCGCACGAGTTCGCAAACTGGGGAGGGGATTCGGTGGGTGCAGATTCATAAGTTGCCGGATTACGTCTATTTCAATCATGCGGTGCATGTGACTCGGGGAGTAAGCTGCGTTTCCTGTCACGGCGAGGTGCAGAAGATGGTGGAAACGTATCACGCCCAGCCGATGAGCATGACATTCTGCCTGGATTGCCACCGGAATCCCACGCCCAACCTGCGCCCCTTGGATAAAGTGACCGATCTCGCGTGGGATCCCCAGCGCAATTTGCCGCCCGGCTGGTTCGCCGAGGCGCGCCGCCACGGGAACATCAATCCCTCGGACCAGTGTTCCTCCTGCCACCGATGA
- a CDS encoding TAT-variant-translocated molybdopterin oxidoreductase — protein sequence MPSRAGSGPAYWRSLDELAEKPEFREWVEREFPAGASEWTDPATRRHFVKIMSASFLLAGLGLTGCRRPEENIVPFSQTPERYIHGVPLYFATAYPTRASAIPLVVKSHEGRPTKIEGNARHPDSNGGTDVFAQASLLSLYDPDRSVRFLEKGQPRTAEQAQVMLAELARRFAGTGGEGLCVLMERSSSPSRARMLAHLTRKLPGVQCFIHEPVDFDRHREAASRVFQQPVAPYLKLDQAKVIVALDHDFLAGEEDAYLHTRQFARGRWVKTAGDGMNRLYVVEALYSLTGANADHRLRCPASQVPAAAAFLAVEVLKQTGAMPELVAALQSLAATVSAAQGQWLAICAQDLIAQGRAGVVLAGYRQPLVVHACAHVINSALHSLGQTIYFKYAPVPTEQPIAELAARLNQGKVDTLLVLGGNPAYHAPASCDWRHAQSRARSVIRLGYYEDETSAGCDWHLPLLHFLESWGDARTADGTLVPVQPLVRPLFGGLTENEVLARLGGLEPASAHQIVRETFQELAKTNQDDAWKQFLHDGFLLNSAAAAVPVNLAVESVLELVRTFKLSPSPARDRLEILFHRDSSLDDGRFNNNGWLQETPDPITKLTWDNAALISPLTAREFGVAANQSAPVMELQLEGRTLRVPVWIQPGLADYVVALALGYGREKSGRVGNGVGFNAYAIKPQSEAIVVGGTLRGLPGQTHLLATTQQHGSMEGRPLVRETTLKELKHFAGAPAALPPKAMYRQPPLDGPHQWGMVIDLSACVGCTACMVACQSENNIPIVGKEQVATGREMSWIRLDRYFTGSENNPRLAFQPVYCLHCENAPCETVCPANATVHDGEGLNVMVYNRCIGTRYCANNCPFKVRRFNFFDYNRRPASEFYRSPFGFNRDGSWELSRWFKNPDQGTLPPEEWDLLQLARNPDVTVRMRGVMEKCTYCVQRIEGARIARKIKAGASGDVRLREQDATIPKTACQQACPAEAITFGDLKDATSTVSQLKKASHNYELLGWLGVRPRTTYLARIRNPNPELLKLESAS from the coding sequence ATGCCATCCCGTGCCGGAAGCGGCCCCGCCTATTGGCGCAGCCTGGATGAGTTGGCGGAGAAGCCGGAGTTTCGCGAGTGGGTGGAGCGGGAATTCCCCGCCGGCGCGAGCGAATGGACCGACCCCGCGACCCGCCGTCACTTCGTCAAAATCATGTCGGCGTCCTTTCTGCTCGCCGGGCTGGGTTTGACCGGGTGCCGACGTCCGGAGGAGAATATCGTGCCGTTTTCCCAGACGCCCGAACGGTATATCCATGGCGTGCCGCTGTATTTTGCGACGGCTTATCCGACCCGCGCCAGTGCGATTCCGCTGGTGGTGAAATCACACGAGGGCCGCCCCACGAAGATCGAAGGGAACGCCCGGCATCCCGATTCCAACGGCGGCACGGATGTTTTTGCGCAGGCGTCGTTGCTGAGCCTGTACGATCCGGATCGCTCGGTGCGTTTCCTGGAGAAAGGTCAGCCGCGCACGGCGGAACAGGCGCAGGTCATGCTCGCGGAGCTGGCCCGCCGGTTTGCCGGGACCGGCGGCGAGGGACTTTGTGTGCTGATGGAGCGCAGTAGCTCGCCTTCCCGCGCAAGAATGCTCGCCCACCTGACGAGAAAGCTGCCGGGCGTGCAATGTTTCATCCATGAACCGGTGGATTTTGACCGGCACCGGGAAGCCGCCAGCCGCGTCTTTCAGCAACCCGTCGCGCCTTATCTGAAGTTGGATCAGGCCAAAGTGATTGTCGCGCTGGATCACGATTTCCTGGCCGGGGAAGAGGACGCGTACTTGCATACCCGCCAGTTTGCCCGGGGCCGTTGGGTGAAAACTGCGGGCGACGGGATGAACCGGCTGTATGTCGTCGAGGCGCTGTACAGTCTCACCGGAGCGAACGCCGATCATCGGCTGAGATGCCCCGCCAGCCAAGTGCCCGCCGCCGCCGCATTCTTGGCGGTGGAGGTGCTGAAACAGACTGGGGCGATGCCCGAACTGGTTGCCGCGTTGCAATCGCTGGCCGCCACGGTATCCGCCGCGCAGGGCCAATGGCTGGCCATTTGCGCGCAGGATTTGATCGCGCAGGGCCGGGCAGGGGTCGTGCTGGCGGGTTATCGTCAACCGCTGGTGGTGCATGCGTGCGCGCACGTCATCAATTCAGCGCTGCACAGTCTGGGCCAGACAATTTATTTCAAATATGCGCCAGTTCCCACCGAACAACCGATCGCCGAGTTGGCGGCGCGGCTGAACCAGGGGAAGGTGGACACGTTATTGGTGCTGGGCGGGAATCCGGCCTACCACGCGCCTGCGTCTTGCGACTGGCGGCACGCGCAATCCCGGGCGCGCAGCGTGATTCGGCTCGGTTATTACGAGGACGAAACCTCTGCCGGATGCGACTGGCACCTGCCGTTGCTGCATTTCCTGGAATCCTGGGGCGATGCGCGCACCGCCGATGGAACATTGGTGCCGGTGCAACCGTTGGTCCGCCCGTTGTTCGGCGGATTGACCGAGAACGAAGTGCTCGCCCGCCTCGGCGGATTGGAACCGGCCTCCGCGCATCAGATTGTGCGGGAAACCTTTCAGGAATTGGCGAAAACCAATCAGGACGACGCTTGGAAACAGTTCTTGCACGACGGTTTTCTGCTGAACAGCGCGGCGGCCGCCGTGCCGGTGAACCTGGCTGTCGAGTCGGTCCTTGAACTCGTTAGAACTTTCAAACTATCGCCCAGTCCGGCGCGGGACCGGTTGGAAATCCTGTTCCACCGGGACAGCAGCCTCGACGACGGACGATTCAATAACAACGGCTGGTTGCAGGAAACCCCAGATCCGATCACCAAACTCACCTGGGACAACGCCGCGCTCATCAGTCCGCTGACCGCGCGCGAATTCGGGGTAGCCGCGAACCAATCCGCGCCAGTCATGGAACTGCAATTGGAAGGGCGGACGCTGCGCGTGCCAGTCTGGATTCAGCCTGGGCTGGCGGATTACGTTGTCGCGCTGGCATTGGGCTATGGCCGCGAGAAATCCGGGCGGGTTGGCAACGGCGTCGGGTTTAACGCGTATGCCATAAAGCCGCAAAGCGAAGCGATCGTCGTGGGCGGCACGCTGCGCGGGTTGCCCGGTCAAACCCATCTGCTCGCCACCACGCAACAGCACGGTTCCATGGAGGGACGGCCTTTGGTGCGTGAGACGACGCTGAAGGAACTTAAACATTTCGCCGGTGCGCCTGCGGCGCTGCCGCCGAAAGCGATGTATCGCCAACCGCCGCTCGATGGACCGCATCAATGGGGCATGGTCATTGACCTTTCCGCCTGTGTGGGCTGCACCGCCTGCATGGTCGCCTGCCAGAGCGAAAACAACATCCCCATCGTCGGCAAAGAACAGGTGGCCACCGGGCGGGAAATGTCCTGGATTCGTCTGGATCGCTACTTTACCGGCAGCGAAAACAACCCGCGCCTGGCGTTCCAGCCCGTCTATTGTTTGCACTGCGAGAACGCGCCATGCGAAACCGTTTGTCCCGCGAATGCCACGGTCCACGACGGCGAAGGCCTGAACGTGATGGTGTACAATCGCTGCATTGGCACGCGCTATTGTGCCAATAACTGTCCGTTCAAGGTGCGCCGGTTCAATTTCTTCGACTATAATCGCCGTCCCGCCAGTGAGTTTTATCGGAGCCCGTTCGGGTTTAACCGGGATGGCTCCTGGGAACTCAGCCGCTGGTTCAAGAATCCCGATCAAGGCACCCTTCCTCCTGAGGAGTGGGACTTGCTTCAACTGGCGCGCAACCCGGACGTTACGGTACGCATGCGCGGCGTCATGGAAAAGTGTACCTACTGCGTGCAACGCATCGAGGGCGCGCGCATTGCCAGGAAAATCAAAGCGGGCGCCTCGGGCGATGTGCGGTTGCGCGAGCAAGATGCCACCATCCCGAAAACCGCCTGTCAGCAAGCCTGCCCGGCGGAGGCGATCACCTTCGGTGATCTGAAGGACGCGACCAGTACCGTCTCCCAACTCAAGAAGGCCTCTCATAACTACGAGTTGCTTGGCTGGCTGGGTGTCCGCCCCCGCACGACCTACCTGGCGCGCATCCGCAATCCCAATCCAGAACTGCTGAAGCTCGAGTCCGCATCTTAA
- a CDS encoding TIM barrel protein, translating into MIQIRKLCLALALLAINVQAATEHWTPKLYTYCMDMADARKRTVPEQAQLLKELGFDGAGFGLWLDAKCEQNLKIFDDAGLQVFMFHTFIKYGTNGFTLDPRMPDTIRKLKGRPVTLCTLLSGLKPGDPKGMDSAVKLLREMGDLAQASGIRISVYHHLNDWTETLPFAIEVMKQVNHPAVGFNFNLYHWLRVTGTEEYKTLLKENAAKLFGVVICGAQVGTKTWTNGLIQPLDQGDFDNRKLVDYLNEIGYRGPVGLMCFGIPGDARPHLERSMKVWKSWQ; encoded by the coding sequence ATGATACAAATCCGAAAACTCTGCCTCGCACTCGCGCTGTTGGCTATCAACGTTCAGGCGGCCACGGAACACTGGACGCCCAAGCTATACACCTATTGCATGGACATGGCCGACGCCCGCAAACGCACGGTGCCAGAACAGGCCCAGCTCCTGAAAGAATTGGGCTTTGACGGAGCCGGGTTCGGCCTGTGGCTGGATGCCAAGTGCGAGCAGAACCTGAAGATCTTTGATGACGCCGGCTTGCAGGTGTTCATGTTCCACACGTTTATCAAGTACGGCACCAATGGATTCACTCTGGACCCTCGTATGCCTGATACGATCCGCAAACTCAAAGGCCGTCCGGTGACCCTCTGCACGTTGCTCTCCGGTTTGAAGCCGGGTGACCCGAAAGGCATGGATTCCGCCGTGAAACTCCTGCGCGAGATGGGCGATCTGGCCCAGGCTTCGGGCATTCGTATTTCGGTGTATCATCACCTGAATGACTGGACGGAGACGCTGCCATTTGCCATTGAGGTGATGAAGCAAGTCAATCATCCGGCGGTGGGCTTTAACTTCAATCTCTACCACTGGCTGCGCGTCACCGGCACGGAGGAATATAAGACCCTGCTCAAGGAAAACGCCGCCAAGCTGTTTGGAGTGGTGATTTGCGGCGCCCAGGTCGGCACCAAAACCTGGACCAACGGTTTGATTCAACCGCTGGATCAGGGGGACTTCGATAATCGCAAGCTGGTGGACTACCTTAATGAAATCGGTTACCGAGGTCCAGTGGGGTTGATGTGCTTTGGTATTCCCGGCGACGCCCGTCCACATTTGGAACGATCCATGAAGGTGTGGAAGTCCTGGCAGTAA
- the gyrB gene encoding DNA topoisomerase (ATP-hydrolyzing) subunit B, with protein sequence MSTAPEVVESYNASKIDKLEGLEAVRKRPGMYIGDPDENGLHHCVFEVLDNSIDEHLAGYCNLIEVAIHMDGSVSIRDDGRGIPVDMHPKWNMPAVELVLTNLHAGGKFGQGAYKYSGGLHGVGAKCVNALSDWFKVEVSRDGKVYHMAFERGKTMRKLEVIGKSKHTGTLITFKPDPTIFTITTEFKFDRLANRLRELAFLNPGVVIVLVDERLDNKRETFIYKDGIEEFVRQLSKNKNPLHAKPISFVGKRPIKVENQDEDAFVDCVMQYTDSYTDQILCFANSIPNPDGGTHLTGLRSALTRGINQYAKQNNILKEKDPAISGDDVREGLVCVLSVKLPNPRFESQTKVKLVNTEIDGIVSSIIYEGMMTFFDANPAVAKKVIEKSLLAARAREAARKARETVRKSAMTGGGLPGKLADCSDRDPTNCELYIVEGDSAGGSAKQGRDRRFQAILPIRGKLINVEKARLDKVLQNAEIRTMITAVGTGIGDGEGEGSFNLEKLRYHKVIIMTDADVDGSHIRTLLLTFFYRQMPELIKRGFIYIAQPPLYQIARKKRVEYVDDDARLNKILIQLGTEEVRLRNLTNGSELSQKQVAEILDLLETLDKYAQALRRHGGDFADYLEHRHPTSEELPNHLVKVREGNRESVHYFVRESEFAKYAEENPDLKLFGDEEPETVNGNGHTEEAGNGTNVHVEKAKPTGPTRRATHVELHESKSVAELLGKISRKGLSVEHYSAQDKPLFELIEGEGEREVVKPLFSIAEILSSIKEVGRRGLQIKRFKGLGEMNPKELFETTMNPENRKLLRIDLSDAIEAEDMFTKLMGDEVEPRRQFIEDNALNVRNLDI encoded by the coding sequence ATGTCCACGGCGCCTGAAGTTGTTGAGAGTTATAATGCGTCAAAAATTGACAAGCTGGAAGGCTTGGAAGCGGTACGCAAACGTCCGGGTATGTACATTGGTGACCCGGATGAAAACGGCCTGCACCATTGCGTGTTCGAGGTGCTCGACAATTCCATTGACGAACATCTGGCTGGGTATTGTAACCTGATTGAAGTGGCCATCCACATGGATGGATCGGTGTCCATCCGCGATGATGGCCGCGGCATTCCCGTGGACATGCATCCCAAGTGGAACATGCCTGCCGTGGAACTGGTGCTCACCAACCTCCACGCCGGTGGCAAGTTTGGGCAGGGCGCGTACAAATATTCCGGTGGGCTGCACGGCGTCGGCGCCAAGTGCGTCAATGCGCTTTCAGATTGGTTTAAGGTGGAAGTTTCCCGCGATGGCAAGGTCTATCACATGGCGTTCGAGCGCGGCAAAACCATGCGCAAACTCGAGGTCATCGGCAAGTCCAAGCACACCGGCACGCTGATTACGTTCAAGCCGGACCCGACGATTTTCACCATTACCACCGAATTCAAGTTTGATCGCCTTGCCAACCGTCTGCGCGAGTTGGCGTTTTTGAACCCTGGTGTCGTCATTGTGCTGGTGGACGAGCGCCTGGATAACAAACGCGAAACCTTTATTTACAAGGATGGCATCGAGGAATTCGTGCGGCAATTGTCCAAGAATAAGAACCCGCTGCACGCCAAGCCGATCTCATTCGTCGGCAAACGACCGATCAAGGTGGAGAATCAGGATGAAGATGCGTTCGTGGATTGTGTGATGCAGTACACCGATTCATACACCGATCAAATCCTGTGCTTTGCCAATTCGATCCCGAACCCCGATGGCGGCACGCACCTGACCGGGCTGCGATCCGCGCTGACACGCGGTATTAACCAGTACGCCAAGCAAAATAATATACTAAAGGAAAAGGATCCCGCCATCTCGGGTGACGATGTGCGAGAGGGGCTGGTCTGCGTGCTGAGCGTCAAGCTCCCTAACCCGCGTTTTGAATCGCAAACCAAGGTCAAACTGGTCAATACGGAAATTGACGGCATCGTGTCCTCGATCATCTACGAGGGGATGATGACCTTTTTTGACGCCAATCCTGCGGTGGCTAAGAAAGTCATTGAGAAGAGCCTGCTGGCGGCGCGCGCGCGTGAGGCGGCCCGCAAGGCCCGCGAAACGGTGCGCAAAAGCGCCATGACCGGCGGCGGGCTCCCCGGCAAGCTGGCGGATTGCTCGGATCGTGATCCGACCAATTGCGAACTGTACATCGTCGAAGGTGACTCTGCCGGTGGCTCTGCCAAACAGGGCCGGGACCGCCGTTTTCAAGCGATTCTGCCGATTCGCGGTAAACTGATCAACGTGGAGAAAGCGCGTCTGGATAAGGTGCTGCAAAACGCGGAAATCCGCACCATGATCACCGCCGTGGGTACCGGTATTGGAGATGGCGAGGGAGAAGGTTCGTTTAATCTCGAAAAGCTGCGCTATCACAAGGTCATCATTATGACTGATGCCGATGTGGACGGATCACACATCCGCACGCTGCTGTTGACGTTTTTCTATCGGCAGATGCCGGAGTTGATCAAACGCGGTTTCATCTATATCGCCCAACCGCCCCTTTATCAGATTGCCCGTAAAAAGCGCGTCGAATACGTGGATGACGATGCCCGGTTAAACAAGATTCTCATCCAGCTCGGCACCGAGGAAGTGCGCTTGCGCAACCTCACCAACGGCAGCGAACTCAGCCAAAAACAGGTCGCGGAAATTCTGGACCTGCTCGAAACGCTGGACAAATACGCCCAGGCGTTGCGCCGTCACGGCGGCGACTTTGCCGATTACCTGGAACACCGGCATCCCACGAGTGAAGAGTTGCCCAATCACCTGGTCAAAGTGCGCGAAGGTAATCGTGAAAGTGTGCATTACTTTGTGCGCGAATCGGAGTTCGCCAAGTATGCCGAAGAAAATCCGGATTTAAAACTGTTCGGCGACGAAGAACCAGAGACGGTCAATGGCAACGGGCACACCGAAGAAGCTGGAAACGGCACCAATGTGCATGTCGAAAAAGCCAAACCGACCGGACCCACGCGGCGCGCCACGCATGTCGAGTTGCATGAGAGCAAGTCGGTGGCGGAGTTGCTCGGCAAAATTTCCCGCAAAGGATTAAGCGTGGAACATTACTCCGCGCAAGACAAACCGCTCTTTGAGTTGATCGAGGGCGAAGGCGAGCGCGAGGTGGTCAAGCCGCTGTTTTCCATCGCTGAAATTCTCAGTTCCATCAAGGAAGTCGGACGTCGCGGCCTCCAGATCAAGCGGTTCAAGGGCTTGGGTGAAATGAATCCCAAGGAACTGTTTGAAACGACCATGAACCCGGAAAACCGCAAGCTGTTGCGGATTGATCTGTCCGATGCCATCGAGGCCGAGGACATGTTCACCAAGCTGATGGGCGACGAAGTCGAGCCCCGCCGCCAGTTCATTGAAGATAACGCGCTCAACGTCCGGAATCTGGATATTTAA